TCCCAGCCCTCCTCATGCTCTTGAAATGTTCCTTTTTCCGGGCTGTCTCTGGGAAGGGCCTGCCCATGCACCCTCTCCTCCCCGTGCTCTCTCCCAAACTCTTCTGCCTCCTGCTTCTGGCCTCTGTGGCCACTTGTCCTGAGATCACCCCTGGCCTGGctagagcacagagctgggactggACACAGGGCACCCCCAATCCCCAGGCAGGCTAGGCCTATTGCATGTATTAGAGGGGACGGAAACTGGAAAGCATCTCACAGGCCTGAGGCCAGAGCAGAGTGAGAGCTGTAGTCAAGCCCATGAACCATCTGTGTGCAGCTGCCACTGGCAGATGTCCACCCTTGCCCTCCTCGTGGCCTTTGGGCCCCATTTACAGGCCGTGGAGAAGGCCCTCCTCATATCTTCCCCTCTCCAAGAGTGCCTGGTGAACTCCTTCCACAAACGAGGGACCAGCTACTACAGCCTGGATTGGTATTTCTGGTGTTCCTTGGTACCGGACAGCACTGGGTGTCATAGGGTGACTGGCCCCCTGCAGGCCCATCCAGGCTGGGTGGTAGCCAGCTGTTCTGTCAGACTCAGCTGTCCAGATTCTCGGGAACTGATGCTGTAAAATGCTTCTGCAAACAGGGAGGGGGCGTTGGCCCTGGAGCTGGCTGAAGTTCCTCTCAATGTGCTTGTCTAGGGTGGTGCACGCAGTGGTggaacctaggcctcctgcatgcaaagtgtgcattCAGTTCGATgagctattactctggccctgttctaaaaaaacaaaatggggctagagcaatagcacagggggtagggcatttgccttgcacgcggcaaacccgggttcgaatcccagcatcctatatggtcctctgagcactgccaagagtaattcctgagcgtagagccaggagtaacccttgtgcatcgctgggtgtgacccaaaaagcaaaaaaaaaaaacaaggctgAGGAGATAGGATAGtgagtaggacgcttgccttgcatgcagccaactagggttgattcctggcatcccatagggtcccgtgagcaccatcagaaatgattcctgagtgcagagccaagagtcagccctgagcacagctgggtgtggccccaaaacagaacataaGGAACTTGGGGAGATTGTTCtgaggtgaaggcacttgccttgcacgtggctgaccctgatgTCATTCCTGGCCCCATGTAAGGTTCAGCTGAGCCTacaaagaatgatccctgagtaccccaGGTTTGGTCACAAAGCAGGACCCAGAAACTGGGAGAGAGGTGTGCCCAGTGGCAGAACATATGGTTCCAGCCCTGCAGCGCCCCCAGAGGCACCTGAGGCGCAGCGTCTCCAGCAGGCTGACTGAGCCTAACACCAGGAGGCTCTGGGGAGATCAGGGAAAGTGATTCAAGCCCTGGTGCAGGGGCTAGGCTGTTCCTCAACTCCCTGTTgtacagaagaggaaactgaggctgacaGGGAGCCCCTTCCAGGCCCCCAGCACTCTCCTGGTCCACCCACTCGAGACTCTGCTGGCCTAGGTTAGCAGTCCCGCATCAAGTAAGCATGCTGGAggccaaggtttgattcccagcacctcaggtacccccaagcactgctatgtGTCTTGATGcccttttaaaagcaaaaaagggggtggtggtggtccTTCTCTtgcctctcctgcctccccacaGCAGTTCTGCGTGTTTTCTGTGGATGACTCCCACACCCACGGCACAGCACCTTGCTTTCCATCTTGTAGAGGACAGGTGCTGAGGCAGAGAGGTTAAACCACCTACCCGTGACCACACAGTCAGGAAAGGGTTGAATGCAGGCCATCTAGGTCCAGCCCCGTTGGACCCACCCTGCTCCTGTCCAAGGGACGGGACTTCCCATATTGCCTCCTCTGCCTGCAGGTGGTgggcagctccctcctcttcgtgcATGACCATACCGGCCTGGCCAAGGTCTGGATGATCGACTTTGGCAAGACAGTGGCCCTGCCGGACCAGCAGACACTCAGCCATCGGCTGCCCTGGGCCGAGGGCAATCGCGAGGACGGCTACCTCTGGGGCCTGGACAACATGATCGGCCTCCTGCAGGGGCTGGCCCGGAGCTGACCCACAGTGCCCGTGTGCTTGTTGGAAAGTGCCGTCTGGCCACCTGAGCCCTGTGTTCGGATGTGGGGGTCAGGAAGGGCGGGGCCTGAGACCAGTAGGCGCCCCGTCCTTTCATGACCCCCAGGGACTTGTGGGATCTGAAGATGGGGTACTACCAGTTGGGAAGGGAACTGAAGGCCTGTAGGCATGGACCTGATCAGCCCATCCACCTAAGAGTgatgccccgccctccccccatcGACACACCTGTGTGCTATCCCTGGGCAAGTCCTGGAGTGGGCACCCCTCATCCTTCATCTGGAGGGGTGACTCAGTTGACCCATCCTGCCTTGGGAGAGAAAATGCCAGCACTGCTGCCAATCGGAACCCCCAGAGGCTGGAGCCATTCGCCCCACCACCTATCCGCTTCAGGCTGCCTTCCCAGGGGGCTGCTGGCCATGACCCCAGGCTCACACCTGGTCTAAACCAAAGATGCCATTCCCCTGAGGTGGGGGTGCCCTCCTCACCACATAACTGGTTTCCTGGCCCAGTAGAGGGGCTAGCTGTGAGGGGTAGAccagccccctcccaggccctgggCAAAGTTGTGGTTCTtccaggggcgggtggggggctttTCTACTGCCCATCTTTGTACTTATTTATATAGCCTAACGCTAGTGGTTAAACAGGGGAGCTCGGGGGCAAAGGGCACAGTGGCGCCAGGGTGCCTCCCCCGTGACCACACCCCAATAAACAGCACAGCTGAAGTTGACTTGGTGGCATTTTCCTCTAGCACCTGGGGTGTGTGGGCTCCAAGCTCCTAATTTGAGCATCAGTGCAGGGTGGGGTAATGGGGTAATGAGGGGTTTGGAGCAGAGGCGAGCTTGGCAGGCGGGCTCCTTCCCACTGCCCCCAGAGGTgcgggctggggttggggggtagaCAGCATCCCACTGTGCCCCATAGCCTCAGATGAATGGCacatggcggggggaggggatgtGTGAGGGATGGGTTGGCTGGGGATCAGGGTTTGGAGCTCCCCAGTCTGTTCCAGCTAGGATACAGAGAGTGCTTAATACTTGGGACCAGGACTCAAGGTGGGGGAGTCAAAAGGATGTCTGGGCTTGAGACTGAACAAGGCAGGGAAGTCTGGGGGAGATCCCCCCCATTAAGACTGTGGCTGGAGGTCCTGAGAGATTTCCCCCCAACCTCATCACCCAGAGTTCTGACATGGGGGCTGTCTGGAGCACAGCCAGCTAGTGGCCGGATCCCTGTGGTGTGAGCAGCAGGGCCTGGCCGCAGAGACCGGCCCGCACCCCGCCTGCAGGCAGCACGTAAGTGCGACCATCGGCGGCCCTAGCGGGCGAGAAGTCAGTCAGCTGCTGGTTGCTCTCACGGACGTGTTCGTAGTCCCACAGCAGGCAGTGCCAGCTCTTGCCCTGCTTAGCCAGGAGGTAGACCAGGCCTGGGCTGCCGTCCTCAGGCAAGGGGGGCGGCTGGTGGGCCACACCAGTCACTGGCACGAACAGGCCGGGAAGCTCCGGGTCCTCAGCATAACCGAAGTCTGGCACCCTTGGCACCCCCAGCAGGACCCCTGGGAAAAGAAGCTGTGAGAGGGGGTTCAAGGATGCTCCCTGATCCCCTGAGAAACGGGGGCAGGCGGGGCCAGCTGCACACAGCAGGGTGGGGACCTGCCACCAAGTGGACACTAAAGCATGGGCTGTGGGGGGTCCTGAGGGCCTGTGAGCAGCCGATGCAACATGGGGTGCttgtgtcccccccccaccccaatttccAGAAAGGGACAGGGAGGCCCAACCGCACCGAGCCCTGACATGCCTAGTGGCCCGCAGGGGTGAGGACATAGGGGGATGGGCAGGAGGCAACACCCACCTGCGCTTACTGCCCAGTGGGCCTTGTGGCCGCGCCGCTGACATGGCTCGTGGTTGAAGTCCTCGTCGTAGCTGGAGCTGGGGTTAAGGGCAAAGCCGAGGTGTGGTCCTGGACCTGCCTGTTCCCTGTCCCTTCTACCCCTGCCCAGTACTGGGATACGGGATGAGCAGCGGGTGTCCAGCGAGCAGATGCCGCAGGATGCGGTCTCGGTTTGGGGGGCCCAGGCCACCGCAGAGCAGCTCAGCCCGGCAGCCCAGCACCTCCTGGGCCAGCCTGCCCATGTCGGCCACTGCAGGATGGAAGAAACCCAGAGTCGGGTCACAGGGGGTCAGGGCATCTCATACCAGGACAAACAGTGAGGCTCAGGGAGGGTAAGGGGACAAGCTGTAGCCACACAGCAGCACAGTTCCAGAATCCACTGTCTTACGGGGTGGGGACAAGGACAGGAGGAAGCGAAGCTGGCACGCCATATCCCCTCGACCTCCCCAGGCTCCCCTGGAGGTCACCTGGCCCTCACTCACCAGAGAACATTTCCCCGTGGGCGGTGAAGCCTCTATCCCGGGCGACCTGCACCAGTCTCTCCAGGGGGACGCCACTGGGGGGCACCAGGAGGGCACCGGCCATCCACAAGGCTACCTGCCCACACCTGCGGAGACAGGCCAGCCCCTCAACCCTGAGGGTGTCTTTCCAGCACCTCCCCCACCCGGCTGCCGACCCCTAGCTGGAGTGTGGGGAcctggctgcagggctggggtgaagTGGGAGGGGCAAGGGGGATGTCACCCATGTTTCCCAGGAGGTGCCAGAATGGTTACTTCACAGCTGGTTCCAGGCTCCTGGCCCCCTGAGGGGTCCCCTCTcccagggaggggtgcagggcacGTACTGAGGGCCTTCCTGGATGAGGGACGGCAGGTCAGCACAGAAGAGGAGCCACCGCAGGTCACTCCTGAAACTGAACACAACCTGCTGGGACCAGGCCTTCCAGGTGTGGCCGGGGACACATGGTGGACAGAggctcccctccccggcccccctccaTGGTGGTCACCAGGGGCAAGAcagcattgtttcttttttttttgtttgtttgggggccacactcagcagtgtccagggcttactcctggctctgtgctcactcctggtggggcttcggatcaaacctggggtcagaCACTTGCCAGGCAAGGGAGCACCAGCTTACTGGAGGAAATTTCTCAAGGGGTGCCTTCTTGTCCGACCTCTTGCTGGGCTTTCTCTCAAGGTCCTCTCCCGGATGAGAGAAAGATCTAGAGTAAAAACAAGCTGGAGGTGCTGGAGGAGtatgcctcgc
This Sorex araneus isolate mSorAra2 chromosome 8, mSorAra2.pri, whole genome shotgun sequence DNA region includes the following protein-coding sequences:
- the ACTMAP gene encoding actin maturation protease, with the translated sequence MISPCAPQESPVLPPGAPAPQAPSVPPPPPPPPNISDLTFPLLPIGLAAPAPPPPPPPPPPARGVAPPHVFGLEKSQLLKEALEKAGPVPGSREDVKRLLKLQKDRFRSDLRWLLFCADLPSLIQEGPQCGQVALWMAGALLVPPSGVPLERLVQVARDRGFTAHGEMFSVADMGRLAQEVLGCRAELLCGGLGPPNRDRILRHLLAGHPLLIPYDEDFNHEPCQRRGHKAHWAVSAGVLLGVPRVPDFGYAEDPELPGLFVPVTGVAHQPPPLPEDGSPGLVYLLAKQGKSWHCLLWDYEHVRESNQQLTDFSPARAADGRTYVLPAGGVRAGLCGQALLLTPQGSGH